The Vicia villosa cultivar HV-30 ecotype Madison, WI linkage group LG1, Vvil1.0, whole genome shotgun sequence genome includes a region encoding these proteins:
- the LOC131603800 gene encoding protein RGF1 INDUCIBLE TRANSCRIPTION FACTOR 1, whose amino-acid sequence MIMGYQKPAWLEALYAEKFFVGCSYHENAKKNEKNVCCLDCCTSICPHCLPSHRFHRLLQVRRYVYHDVVRLKDLQKLIDCSNVQAYTINSAKVVFIKKRPQNRQFKGSGNYCTSCDRSLQEPFIHCSLGCKVDFVLKHYRDLSPYLRTCNILQLSPDYLIPQEMGEEEMTRSTIDEQMSSYSGSSSSSGSENMSIACTEIVRKRRSGWTSMCAKFMTKNNIINKVSDEDMASSMISRRKGIPHRSPLC is encoded by the exons ATGATCATG GGATATCAAAAGCCTGCATGGTTGGAAGCTCTTTATGCAGAAAAGTTCTTTGTTGGTTGCTCTTATCATGAAAATGCAAAAAAGAATGAGAAGAATGTTTGTTGCTTAGATTGTTGTACAAGTATTTGTCCTCATTGTTTGCCGTCTCATCGCTTCCACCGCCTTCTTCAAGTCCGTCGTTATGTTTATCATGATGTTGTTAGATTGAAAGATCTTCAGAAACTTATTGACTGTTCCAATGTCCAG GCCTATACTATCAATAGTGCTAAAGTGGTTTTCATCAAGAAGAGGCCTCAAAATCGACAATTCAAAGGATCGGGAAACTATTGTACTTCATGTGATAGAAGCCTTCAAGAACCTTTTATTCATTGCTCTCTTGGATGCAAG GTGGATTTTGTGCTGAAACACTACAGGGATCTTTCACCCTACTTAAGGACATGCAACATCCTACAACTAAGTCCTGATTATCTCATTCCACAAGAAATGGGAGAAGAAGAGATGACAAGATCAACAATTGATGAACAAATGAGTTCATATtcaggatcatcatcatcatcagggTCAGAAAATATGAGCATTGCATGCACAGAAATTGTAAGGAAAAGAAGAAGTGGATGGACAAGCATGTGTGCAAAATTCATGACCAAAAATAATATTATCAATAAAGTTTCTGATGAAGACATGGCTTCAAGTATGATTAGTAGAAGAAAAGGAATCCCTCATAGATCTCCTCTATGTTAG